One Microscilla marina ATCC 23134 DNA window includes the following coding sequences:
- the deoC gene encoding deoxyribose-phosphate aldolase: MQNINEYIEHTNLKPTVTYESIETLVEEAVIHNFIGICVPPYWAKKARRDLGKAPVQLVTVVGFPFGYQRAEVKMQEIESALKEGVNELDIVINISAIKCNAYAWIKQEMAWFSQVIHAEEAMMKVILETAYLNDHEIREASKVCVDAGVDFMKTSTGYAPEGAKVEHIRLLRDILPDTVGIKASGGIRSYEKAQEMIIAGADRIGTSSGIKIVEEALTKDVKS, from the coding sequence ATGCAAAACATTAATGAGTATATAGAACATACCAACCTTAAACCTACCGTGACTTACGAAAGTATAGAAACATTGGTGGAAGAAGCCGTTATTCATAACTTTATAGGAATATGTGTACCTCCTTATTGGGCAAAAAAAGCCAGGCGTGATTTAGGCAAAGCCCCTGTGCAACTGGTTACTGTGGTAGGATTTCCTTTTGGCTACCAACGAGCCGAAGTAAAAATGCAAGAGATAGAAAGCGCCTTAAAAGAAGGGGTAAATGAGTTAGACATTGTAATTAATATCTCTGCAATCAAGTGCAACGCTTATGCGTGGATTAAACAGGAGATGGCTTGGTTTTCTCAAGTCATTCATGCCGAAGAAGCAATGATGAAGGTCATTCTTGAAACTGCTTACCTGAATGACCATGAAATAAGGGAAGCAAGCAAGGTGTGTGTAGATGCCGGGGTTGATTTTATGAAAACATCTACGGGGTATGCACCTGAAGGCGCAAAGGTAGAACATATTCGTTTATTACGTGATATTTTGCCCGATACTGTAGGCATCAAGGCCTCTGGGGGAATCAGGTCGTATGAAAAAGCCCAGGAAATGATTATTGCTGGAGCAGATAGAATTGGAACCTCATCTGGTATTAAAATCGTAGAAGAGGCGTTGACTAAAGATGTTAAAAGCTAA